In Bartonella machadoae, a single genomic region encodes these proteins:
- the purQ gene encoding phosphoribosylformylglycinamidine synthase subunit PurQ, which produces MKTAIIQLPGLNRDRDMVAALHHITGTEPFKVWQTDTTIPDVDVIVIPGGFSYGDYLRCGAIGARTPVLQAVREKAEKGVTVIGICNGFQILLEAGLLPGTLMRNASLKFVCREIKLEVANANTRFSRLYSTGQIIRCPVAHHDGNYFVDNETLKKIEDNGQVVFRYAEKTNPNGSVHDIAGIINKAGNILGMMPHPENFIEPAHGGMDGRLLFQSALELANG; this is translated from the coding sequence ATGAAAACTGCCATCATTCAGTTACCTGGACTCAATCGTGATCGAGATATGGTTGCTGCATTACATCATATAACAGGAACTGAGCCATTTAAAGTTTGGCAAACGGATACGACAATTCCAGATGTCGATGTCATCGTTATCCCTGGCGGTTTTTCTTACGGAGACTATTTAAGGTGTGGAGCTATTGGCGCACGAACACCAGTTTTACAAGCTGTTCGTGAGAAAGCAGAAAAAGGTGTTACCGTAATCGGTATATGTAATGGATTTCAAATTTTGTTGGAAGCTGGATTGTTACCTGGTACTTTAATGCGTAATGCTTCATTAAAATTTGTTTGTCGTGAAATAAAGCTTGAAGTCGCAAATGCCAATACAAGATTTTCTCGACTCTATTCGACAGGACAGATCATTCGCTGTCCTGTTGCACATCACGATGGAAATTATTTTGTTGACAATGAAACCTTAAAAAAAATCGAAGACAATGGACAAGTTGTCTTCCGCTATGCAGAAAAAACAAACCCTAATGGTTCAGTTCACGATATTGCTGGTATCATCAATAAAGCTGGTAATATTCTTGGTATGATGCCTCATCCTGAAAACTTCATTGAACCTGCACATGGTGGTATGGATGGCCGTTTACTTTTCCAAAGTGCTTTAGAATTGGCAAATGGATGA
- the purS gene encoding phosphoribosylformylglycinamidine synthase subunit PurS, which yields MKARVTVTLKNSVLDPQGEAIVGALKSLDFKGIHSIRQGKVFDIVLDDQLPETAQQKIEKMCEELLANTVIENYTIELL from the coding sequence ATGAAAGCACGTGTTACAGTTACTTTAAAAAACAGTGTCCTTGATCCACAAGGAGAAGCAATTGTCGGTGCTTTAAAAAGCTTAGATTTCAAAGGCATTCATTCCATTCGCCAAGGGAAAGTTTTTGATATCGTGCTCGATGATCAACTTCCTGAAACCGCACAGCAAAAAATTGAAAAAATGTGTGAAGAGTTACTAGCAAATACTGTCATTGAAAATTATACTATAGAACTTCTTTAG
- the purC gene encoding phosphoribosylaminoimidazolesuccinocarboxamide synthase: MNRRHRIYEGKAKILYEGPEPGTYIQFFKDDATAFNAKKHEIIDGKGVLNNRISEHIFSHLSRLGIPTHFIKRINMREQLIKAVEIIPLEVVVRNVAAGSLAKRLGLEEGTALSQSIIEFYYKNDSLDDPMVTEEHITAFGWAVPQEIEDIMQLSIRINDFLSGLFAGVNIQLIDFKMEFGRLWEDEAMRIVLADEISPDSARLWDMQTQEKMDKDRFRRDMGGLINAYQEVAKRLGIINENEPPRPSGPVLVK; this comes from the coding sequence ATGAATCGTCGCCACCGTATTTATGAAGGCAAGGCCAAAATTTTATATGAAGGACCTGAACCAGGGACCTATATTCAATTTTTTAAAGATGACGCAACAGCCTTTAATGCAAAAAAACATGAAATTATCGATGGCAAAGGGGTTTTAAATAACCGTATTTCAGAACATATCTTTAGCCATCTTAGCCGTTTGGGTATTCCAACACATTTTATCAAGCGTATAAATATGCGCGAACAACTCATTAAAGCCGTTGAAATTATCCCTTTAGAGGTTGTTGTCCGTAATGTTGCCGCTGGCTCCCTTGCTAAACGTTTGGGACTAGAAGAAGGAACGGCTCTGTCGCAATCCATTATTGAATTTTATTATAAAAATGATTCTCTTGACGATCCAATGGTAACGGAGGAACATATCACTGCCTTTGGTTGGGCTGTTCCACAGGAAATAGAAGACATTATGCAACTTTCAATTCGTATTAATGATTTTCTTTCTGGACTTTTTGCCGGCGTTAATATTCAACTTATTGATTTTAAAATGGAATTCGGTCGTTTATGGGAAGATGAAGCAATGCGCATTGTTCTTGCTGATGAAATCTCACCTGATTCTGCCAGGTTATGGGATATGCAAACACAAGAAAAAATGGATAAAGATCGTTTTCGGCGTGATATGGGGGGGCTTATTAATGCTTATCAAGAGGTTGCAAAACGCCTTGGTATCATCAATGAAAATGAACCCCCACGACCAAGTGGTCCAGTTTTGGTAAAATAA
- a CDS encoding RBBP9/YdeN family alpha/beta hydrolase, whose amino-acid sequence MKANQLDILIVPGYKGSCPDHWQTRWERKLSTARRVQQKHWSKPVYEEWVNEVKSAIAQAQKPIVIIAHSLGVPTALHAIQQNAEKICGAFLVAPPDVTNEKIRPKHLMTFGPYHCKKLSFPSVVIASRNDEFCHFSVAEKLANNWGSLFVDAGHSGHINAESGHGPWPEGLMVLSHFLAKI is encoded by the coding sequence ATGAAAGCAAATCAACTCGATATTCTTATTGTTCCTGGTTACAAAGGATCTTGTCCTGATCATTGGCAAACACGATGGGAAAGAAAATTGTCTACAGCTCGTCGTGTTCAACAAAAACATTGGTCAAAACCTGTTTATGAAGAATGGGTCAATGAAGTTAAAAGTGCCATTGCACAAGCTCAAAAACCCATTGTAATTATTGCTCACTCCTTAGGCGTTCCTACAGCTCTTCATGCAATACAACAAAACGCAGAAAAAATTTGTGGTGCCTTTTTGGTTGCGCCTCCAGATGTAACGAATGAAAAAATACGCCCCAAACATTTAATGACATTTGGTCCCTACCATTGCAAAAAGTTATCTTTCCCTTCTGTCGTTATAGCCAGCCGAAATGATGAGTTTTGTCACTTCTCAGTAGCAGAAAAACTTGCCAATAATTGGGGTTCACTGTTTGTTGATGCGGGACACTCAGGCCATATTAATGCAGAATCTGGACATGGACCTTGGCCTGAAGGACTTATGGTTCTTTCCCATTTTCTCGCAAAAATCTGA
- the purB gene encoding adenylosuccinate lyase, whose translation MITRYSRPEMVAIWSPQTKYRIWFEIEAHACDALAELGIIPKEAAKIIWQKGTAAEFDVNRINEIEAITKHDVIAFLTHLAEFIGPEARFIHQGMTSSDVLDTTLNIQLMRASDLLLKDIDLLLEALKKRALEHKETITIGRSHGIHAEPTTFGVKFALAYAEFSRCRKRLLAAREEISTCAISGAVGTFANIDPRVEEHVAKALGMRAEPVSTQVIPRDRHAMFFVTLGVIASSIERLAIEIRHLQRTEVLEAEEHFSPGQKGSSAMPHKRNPVLTENLTGLARMVRAFALPAMENVALWHERDISHSSVERYIGPDATITLDFALARLTSVIENLIIYPENMQKNLNKFRGLVHSQRVLLALTQAGISREDSYRIVQRNAMKVWEQGKDFLEELLNDKEVTNALSEAEIREKFDLSYHTKHINTIFKRVFGK comes from the coding sequence ATGATAACGCGTTACTCTCGTCCTGAAATGGTCGCAATTTGGTCACCTCAAACAAAATATCGTATTTGGTTTGAAATTGAAGCCCATGCCTGTGATGCCTTAGCTGAACTAGGAATTATTCCCAAAGAAGCAGCAAAGATCATTTGGCAAAAAGGAACAGCAGCAGAATTTGATGTCAATCGCATTAATGAAATTGAGGCGATTACAAAGCATGATGTGATAGCATTTTTAACACATCTTGCTGAATTTATTGGACCAGAAGCACGTTTTATTCATCAGGGTATGACCTCATCGGATGTTCTAGATACAACGCTTAATATTCAATTGATGCGCGCTAGTGATCTTTTGCTAAAAGATATAGATCTACTTCTTGAAGCGCTAAAAAAACGTGCTCTTGAACATAAAGAGACAATTACCATTGGGCGGAGTCATGGTATTCATGCTGAACCGACCACATTTGGAGTAAAATTCGCCCTCGCCTACGCTGAATTTTCCCGGTGTCGCAAACGTCTTCTTGCCGCACGAGAAGAAATTTCTACCTGTGCTATTTCAGGAGCTGTAGGAACGTTTGCTAATATTGACCCACGCGTTGAAGAACATGTCGCAAAAGCACTGGGAATGCGTGCTGAACCTGTTTCCACCCAAGTGATACCACGCGATCGTCATGCCATGTTTTTTGTCACACTTGGTGTTATAGCTTCCTCTATTGAAAGATTAGCGATAGAAATACGCCATTTACAACGAACAGAAGTTCTTGAAGCAGAAGAACACTTCTCGCCTGGACAAAAAGGCTCATCCGCTATGCCGCATAAGCGTAATCCAGTCTTAACAGAAAATTTAACGGGATTAGCACGTATGGTACGTGCCTTTGCACTCCCGGCAATGGAAAATGTCGCACTTTGGCATGAACGTGATATTTCTCATTCATCTGTCGAACGTTATATCGGCCCTGACGCAACTATTACACTTGATTTTGCTCTTGCCAGACTCACATCTGTCATTGAAAATTTAATTATCTATCCAGAAAATATGCAGAAAAACCTTAATAAGTTTCGCGGACTTGTTCATTCGCAACGCGTACTTTTAGCACTCACACAAGCTGGCATAAGTCGTGAAGATTCTTATCGAATTGTCCAACGAAATGCGATGAAGGTTTGGGAACAAGGAAAAGATTTTTTAGAAGAATTGCTCAACGATAAAGAGGTAACAAATGCTTTAAGCGAAGCAGAAATTCGCGAAAAATTTGACCTTTCCTACCACACCAAACATATTAACACAATTTTTAAACGCGTTTTTGGAAAGTAA
- the rpe gene encoding ribulose-phosphate 3-epimerase, whose protein sequence is MPHSHLISPSLLASDFSKLGQEIVDVVEAGADWLHLDIMDGHFVPNITFGPDVVKALRPLTKAIFDVHLMIEPIDLYLEAFAKAGADIITIHAEASPHLHRLLQIIKKSGKKAGIAINPSTPEYVLEYLLDHLDLILIMTVNPGFGGQSFIPAMQDKIKRVKNMIANRPIDLEVDGGITVDTIGIAAKAGANVFVAGSAIYKNGNKELYKTRINALRQAATLSQ, encoded by the coding sequence ATGCCCCATTCTCATCTCATTTCACCTTCACTCTTAGCTTCTGATTTTTCCAAACTTGGACAGGAAATAGTGGATGTTGTTGAAGCCGGTGCAGATTGGCTTCATCTTGATATCATGGATGGCCACTTTGTTCCTAATATCACTTTTGGTCCTGATGTCGTCAAGGCACTCCGTCCATTAACCAAAGCAATCTTTGATGTTCATTTGATGATTGAACCCATAGATCTTTATCTTGAGGCTTTTGCAAAAGCGGGAGCAGATATTATAACCATTCACGCTGAAGCAAGTCCCCATCTTCATCGCTTACTACAAATAATCAAAAAAAGTGGAAAAAAAGCAGGCATTGCAATCAACCCAAGCACACCAGAATATGTCCTTGAATATTTGCTTGATCATTTAGATCTTATTCTCATCATGACCGTCAATCCTGGTTTTGGCGGGCAAAGTTTTATTCCAGCAATGCAAGATAAAATCAAACGTGTCAAAAACATGATTGCTAACAGACCTATTGATCTTGAGGTTGATGGTGGTATCACCGTTGATACAATCGGGATTGCTGCAAAAGCTGGTGCAAATGTCTTTGTTGCCGGCTCTGCAATTTATAAAAATGGCAATAAAGAACTTTACAAAACACGTATTAATGCATTGCGCCAAGCAGCAACTCTCTCACAATAA
- a CDS encoding flavin reductase: protein MSNHTIHLMPEIQHNITVSSQEYRDAMSHFAGAVHIVTTDGLKGRRGVTVSACCSLSDDPPTLLVCLRRHNPKNQLFVENGIFCVNSLSGKHRLLADVFSRRCNSTRNEHFNIAQWGTLQTGAPSLLDALASFDCRLICWHEHATHSVLIGEVVAINRSQEKDALMYLNREYHTLLL, encoded by the coding sequence ATGTCAAATCATACAATACATTTAATGCCTGAAATTCAACATAATATTACTGTTTCTTCGCAAGAATATCGCGATGCTATGAGCCATTTCGCTGGTGCTGTGCATATTGTGACAACCGATGGTCTTAAGGGAAGGCGAGGGGTAACCGTTTCAGCATGTTGTTCTTTATCTGATGATCCCCCAACGCTTTTGGTTTGCCTTAGGCGGCATAATCCTAAGAATCAGTTGTTTGTAGAGAATGGAATTTTTTGTGTTAATAGTTTGTCAGGAAAACATCGTTTACTAGCAGATGTCTTTTCTAGGCGTTGTAATTCTACACGAAATGAACATTTTAATATAGCACAATGGGGAACTTTGCAGACTGGTGCTCCTAGTCTTTTAGACGCTTTAGCATCTTTTGATTGTCGTTTGATTTGTTGGCATGAACATGCAACCCATAGTGTTTTAATTGGTGAAGTCGTTGCCATCAATCGCAGTCAAGAAAAAGACGCTTTGATGTATTTAAATCGTGAATATCATACGCTCCTTTTATAG
- the dksA gene encoding RNA polymerase-binding protein DksA, translating into MSEEVDDQYRPSEDEPFMNERQKAYFRAKLVSWKNDILREARETLENLQEENVGQPDLTDRASCETDRTIELRARDRQRKLISKIDAALERIDNGTYGFCEETGEPISIKRLEARPIAFLSLEAQERHERREKVYRDD; encoded by the coding sequence ATGAGCGAAGAGGTTGATGATCAATATCGCCCTAGTGAAGATGAGCCTTTTATGAATGAACGGCAAAAGGCATATTTTCGTGCTAAATTGGTTTCTTGGAAGAACGATATATTAAGAGAGGCGCGCGAAACTTTAGAAAATTTGCAAGAGGAGAATGTTGGTCAGCCGGATTTGACTGATAGAGCATCTTGCGAAACGGATCGCACAATCGAATTACGTGCTCGTGATCGTCAGAGAAAGCTCATTTCAAAAATAGATGCTGCTTTGGAGCGTATAGATAATGGGACTTACGGTTTTTGTGAGGAAACGGGCGAGCCTATCAGTATAAAGCGTCTTGAGGCGCGACCAATTGCATTTTTATCGTTAGAAGCACAAGAACGTCATGAGCGGCGGGAGAAGGTTTATCGTGACGATTAA
- a CDS encoding flagellar biosynthetic protein FliO: MYVWLSSQIGTSAANITISFIFFIITITAIAAIILFLRRFKRGKSIFNRKKSLSRLTLCETIAIDRTRRLVLIRCDDKEHLLLIGGVTDIVVESNITNTSLIQKSETPSTLITTRTNSPLDLSEEKSVSVKREQIKEKASNPFTNQNVEDSAITAEIEGRQEPSLFIPPLKK, from the coding sequence ATGTATGTCTGGTTATCAAGCCAAATAGGCACATCCGCCGCTAACATAACCATAAGCTTTATATTTTTCATAATAACAATCACAGCCATTGCTGCAATCATCCTCTTTTTACGCCGTTTTAAAAGAGGGAAATCTATATTCAACAGAAAAAAATCTCTATCGCGATTAACGCTTTGCGAAACAATTGCTATAGACCGCACACGTCGCCTTGTTTTGATCCGTTGTGATGATAAAGAGCATTTACTTCTTATTGGGGGAGTAACAGATATTGTCGTAGAATCCAATATCACCAACACGTCTCTCATACAAAAAAGCGAAACACCATCAACCTTAATAACGACACGAACCAATTCTCCTCTCGATCTTAGCGAAGAAAAATCTGTCTCCGTAAAAAGAGAACAGATAAAGGAAAAAGCTTCCAATCCTTTTACGAATCAAAACGTGGAAGACTCAGCGATTACCGCTGAAATCGAAGGACGACAAGAACCTTCTTTATTTATTCCCCCCCTTAAAAAATAA
- a CDS encoding ATP-binding protein gives MDKGFEKSERSSSFSLYRRGMVLFVVFIIAILFIIGILNFFYPHSYLQKVGLVSFLALAVIGVVALVLCGIGVLRYNATQWHDELDLSIFNNTDDAIIVSDLSGFIHYSNQRYREILTYKPQTSCYVVIADLPGAGALSYRLKVAACRHLAAQEELRIEQSIFTHSTDKKIFWYNISVQPITKRGKKLLFWRIADISHLQKYREVFFSNLQEAINHLDQAPVGFLSVNTQGVILYANAVFAEWFSIDLANFTVGQYRFDQFLKSVGASSTWSDICLQSNKYQSSGYSLPYTFSLCLDAEAAEKKTLNCFICASSLSENEAIYRIVIIPQQIKKRENEDQINLPSALLEYFDASPFAIAVVDQKGQSLHMNNAFSSLMGCMGTTLNLYDVISYRDHAQLERILQKITTNKNYTTSIETVLKNNEERHVRLHVMSVKLYDDDDVLRDFAILSVIETTEQKTLEDKMVQSQKMQAVGQLAGGIAHDFNNVLTAILMSCDLLLNTHRSSDPAHADLINIKNNANRAAALVQQLLAFSRKQTLRPEKVDFTDFLSDMRNLILPLLGNNIQLKIVHGRDLWSVEIDQGSFQRVIMNLVINARDAMPDGGVVTIATKNITKQQSAEFDHVGFGIGEYVQLTISDTGTGISAAAQEKMFEPFFTTKEVGKGTGLGLSMVYGIIKQTGGSIYCESREGEGATFHIFLPRYIPDIRGEIPSQNEKVEEQEKNTDLTGSATVLLVEDEDSVRMGGVRALQMRGYTVLEAASGVEALAVLEENKGAVDIIVSDVVMPEMDGPTLLKESRNKYPDIKFIFVSGYARDAFTKNLPQDAVFGFLSKPFTLKQLAITVKETLEQ, from the coding sequence ATGGATAAAGGTTTTGAAAAGAGCGAGAGATCATCGTCTTTTTCTCTATATCGAAGAGGCATGGTTCTCTTTGTTGTTTTTATAATAGCTATTCTCTTTATCATAGGGATTTTGAATTTTTTTTATCCGCACAGCTATTTGCAAAAGGTTGGATTGGTCTCTTTTTTGGCTTTAGCCGTTATAGGGGTTGTTGCGCTTGTTTTGTGTGGGATAGGGGTTTTAAGATACAATGCAACGCAGTGGCACGATGAACTTGACCTGAGTATCTTTAATAACACTGATGATGCAATCATTGTCTCTGATTTGTCAGGTTTTATTCATTATTCTAATCAACGTTATCGAGAAATTCTTACTTATAAGCCTCAAACCTCTTGTTATGTTGTTATTGCTGATCTTCCAGGAGCTGGTGCACTTTCCTATCGCTTAAAAGTTGCAGCATGTCGTCATCTTGCCGCACAAGAAGAATTAAGAATAGAGCAGTCGATTTTTACCCATTCTACAGATAAAAAAATATTTTGGTATAATATCTCTGTTCAACCAATCACAAAACGTGGGAAAAAGCTGTTATTCTGGCGTATTGCTGATATTTCGCATCTACAGAAATATCGTGAAGTTTTTTTCTCGAATCTTCAAGAAGCTATCAATCACTTAGATCAAGCTCCTGTCGGTTTTTTATCCGTTAATACACAAGGGGTGATTCTTTATGCAAATGCAGTTTTTGCTGAATGGTTTTCCATTGATTTGGCAAATTTTACTGTTGGTCAATATCGTTTTGATCAATTTTTAAAGAGCGTTGGAGCTAGTAGCACATGGAGTGATATTTGTTTGCAAAGCAACAAATATCAAAGTTCAGGTTACTCTTTGCCTTATACGTTTTCGTTATGTTTAGATGCAGAGGCTGCTGAGAAGAAAACATTAAATTGTTTTATCTGTGCTTCTTCTCTCTCAGAGAATGAAGCTATTTATCGTATTGTAATAATCCCACAACAAATAAAAAAGAGAGAAAACGAAGATCAAATAAATTTACCGAGTGCATTGTTAGAGTATTTTGATGCGAGTCCCTTTGCGATCGCTGTGGTGGATCAGAAAGGACAATCCCTTCATATGAATAACGCCTTTTCATCCCTTATGGGATGTATGGGCACAACACTTAATCTTTATGATGTCATCTCTTATCGTGATCATGCACAGTTAGAACGCATATTGCAAAAAATTACAACAAATAAAAATTATACAACTTCGATAGAAACCGTTTTAAAAAACAATGAAGAACGTCATGTGCGTCTCCATGTTATGTCTGTAAAGTTATATGATGATGATGATGTCTTAAGAGATTTCGCTATTCTTTCTGTCATAGAAACAACAGAACAAAAAACACTTGAAGACAAAATGGTGCAGAGTCAGAAAATGCAAGCTGTTGGGCAATTGGCTGGCGGCATTGCACATGATTTTAATAATGTGTTAACAGCAATTTTGATGTCATGCGATCTGCTTTTAAATACACATCGTAGTTCTGATCCAGCTCATGCTGATCTTATCAATATCAAAAATAATGCTAATCGCGCTGCTGCGCTTGTACAGCAATTATTGGCTTTTTCTAGAAAGCAAACGCTTCGCCCTGAAAAGGTTGATTTTACAGACTTTTTATCAGATATGCGCAATCTCATTTTGCCTCTTTTAGGCAATAATATTCAATTGAAAATTGTTCATGGCAGAGATTTGTGGAGCGTTGAAATCGATCAAGGGTCTTTCCAGCGTGTTATTATGAATTTAGTCATTAATGCGCGTGATGCGATGCCAGATGGAGGTGTTGTTACAATTGCAACAAAAAATATCACAAAGCAACAGAGTGCGGAATTTGATCATGTTGGTTTTGGAATTGGTGAGTATGTGCAATTAACTATTTCAGATACAGGAACTGGTATTTCAGCTGCTGCACAAGAAAAAATGTTTGAACCATTTTTTACAACAAAAGAAGTTGGAAAAGGAACAGGACTTGGTTTATCGATGGTTTATGGAATTATCAAACAGACAGGTGGTTCTATTTACTGTGAGAGCCGAGAAGGTGAAGGGGCAACATTTCATATCTTTCTTCCTCGCTATATTCCTGATATCCGTGGTGAAATCCCCTCGCAGAATGAAAAAGTGGAAGAGCAAGAGAAAAATACAGATTTAACAGGATCTGCGACTGTTTTATTGGTTGAAGATGAGGATTCTGTCAGAATGGGTGGTGTAAGAGCCCTTCAAATGAGAGGATATACTGTTTTGGAAGCCGCAAGCGGGGTGGAAGCACTTGCTGTTCTTGAAGAAAATAAAGGTGCTGTTGATATTATTGTTTCCGATGTTGTCATGCCAGAAATGGATGGTCCTACTTTGCTCAAAGAGTCACGTAATAAATATCCTGATATTAAATTTATTTTCGTTTCTGGGTATGCGAGAGACGCTTTTACTAAAAATCTTCCACAAGATGCTGTTTTTGGCTTCTTATCTAAACCCTTTACACTCAAACAGTTAGCGATAACAGTGAAAGAAACACTTGAACAATAA
- the purN gene encoding phosphoribosylglycinamide formyltransferase, translated as MKKQIVVFISGNGSNMIALAKACKQQEYPAEIVAVICDNPHAAGIEKAHHNGLSVHVVDRKNYPTKEAHEESILTVLAQYQPDLLCLAGYMRLISQRFVKLYEERILNIHPSLLPSFKGLNTHERVLQAGVKITGCTVHLVTEDMDAGKILAQAAVPVCPNDTADSLAQRVLKVEHKLYPAALKAFIEGNNKILDPHQQLLSF; from the coding sequence ATGAAAAAACAAATTGTAGTTTTTATTTCTGGCAATGGGTCCAATATGATTGCCCTTGCCAAAGCCTGCAAACAACAGGAATATCCCGCTGAAATTGTAGCAGTTATTTGTGATAATCCTCACGCTGCTGGTATTGAAAAGGCGCATCATAATGGTTTGTCTGTTCATGTTGTTGATCGCAAAAATTATCCGACCAAGGAAGCACATGAAGAATCTATCTTGACGGTTTTAGCCCAATATCAACCGGATTTGCTCTGCCTTGCTGGTTATATGCGTCTTATCTCACAGCGTTTCGTAAAACTTTATGAGGAACGAATTTTAAATATCCACCCTTCTCTTTTACCTTCATTTAAGGGTTTAAATACGCATGAAAGGGTTTTACAAGCAGGCGTTAAAATCACTGGTTGCACTGTTCACCTTGTTACAGAAGACATGGATGCCGGAAAGATTCTCGCTCAAGCAGCCGTTCCAGTCTGTCCAAATGATACTGCTGATAGTTTAGCCCAAAGAGTTCTTAAAGTGGAACATAAACTCTATCCTGCGGCTTTGAAAGCTTTCATTGAAGGAAACAACAAAATACTAGATCCTCACCAACAACTCTTGTCCTTTTGA
- the purM gene encoding phosphoribosylformylglycinamidine cyclo-ligase, with translation MSNQEITNNQEITNDESKYGLTYAKAGVNIDMGNAMVEKIKPFIRSTKRPGADAEIGGFGGLFDLKAAGFTDPILVAANDGVGTKLKIAIEIGVDDTVGIDLVAMCVNDLLVQGAEPLFFLDYFATGKLNPEQGAAIVSGIAEGCKQAGAALIGGETAEMPGMYAEGDYDLAGFAVGACERNALLPAKDLTEGDIILGLSASGVHSNGFSLIRRIIQQSNLKWESPAPFNPQISLGTAFLTPTRIYVKSLLPIIKNYTGIKALAHITGGGFPENIPRILPSSLCAEINLSAINVPPVFSWIAKQGKIEKIEMLRTFNCGIGMIVIVAQHEVEKVTQALEMQGETITPLGIVKKRQDKGILYQGVLQL, from the coding sequence ATGAGCAATCAAGAAATCACAAATAATCAAGAAATCACAAATGATGAATCCAAATATGGACTTACCTACGCAAAGGCCGGTGTAAACATCGATATGGGTAATGCCATGGTAGAAAAAATTAAACCCTTTATACGCTCAACAAAGCGACCAGGAGCTGATGCTGAAATTGGCGGCTTTGGGGGCCTCTTTGATTTAAAAGCAGCAGGCTTCACAGATCCTATTCTCGTAGCAGCCAATGATGGTGTCGGAACAAAGTTAAAAATTGCCATTGAAATAGGTGTTGATGATACCGTAGGAATTGATCTTGTCGCTATGTGTGTCAATGATCTCCTCGTGCAAGGCGCTGAACCGCTCTTTTTTCTCGATTATTTTGCAACGGGTAAGCTTAATCCTGAACAGGGAGCAGCAATTGTTTCCGGTATTGCGGAAGGATGTAAACAAGCAGGTGCGGCTCTCATTGGTGGAGAAACTGCGGAAATGCCGGGAATGTATGCAGAAGGAGACTATGATTTAGCGGGTTTTGCTGTAGGGGCATGCGAACGGAACGCATTACTTCCTGCAAAAGACCTTACAGAAGGCGATATTATCTTAGGTCTTAGCGCATCGGGGGTTCATTCCAACGGCTTTTCTCTTATAAGACGAATCATTCAGCAAAGTAATCTAAAATGGGAATCCCCAGCCCCCTTTAATCCTCAAATCAGCCTTGGTACAGCATTCCTCACACCAACACGCATTTATGTAAAATCGCTTCTCCCAATCATAAAAAATTATACAGGAATAAAAGCACTTGCTCATATTACAGGGGGGGGATTTCCTGAAAATATTCCACGAATACTTCCTTCTTCTCTATGCGCTGAAATTAATCTTTCTGCCATTAATGTTCCACCTGTCTTTTCATGGATTGCCAAACAAGGCAAAATAGAGAAAATAGAGATGCTACGTACATTTAATTGCGGCATTGGCATGATTGTTATCGTAGCACAACACGAAGTTGAAAAAGTGACACAAGCACTTGAAATGCAAGGAGAAACCATTACTCCTCTCGGCATTGTGAAAAAACGTCAAGATAAAGGAATACTCTACCAAGGTGTACTTCAATTATGA